A genomic segment from Bubalus kerabau isolate K-KA32 ecotype Philippines breed swamp buffalo chromosome 21, PCC_UOA_SB_1v2, whole genome shotgun sequence encodes:
- the SOCS6 gene encoding suppressor of cytokine signaling 6 yields the protein MKKISLKTFRKSFNLSKSKEDAEFMVVQQPALAGDFGKEESLFGSCYGKEMAGCELHGEDEKGGGKNRAKSESLMGTLKRRLSAKQKAKGKGGAAAGGAADEDTFSSSSAPLVFKDARAPRPMRSTSLRSHHYSPTPWPLRPTASEETCIRMEVRVKALVHSPGTGPALNGVRKDFGELRPAAEPACPCPEPPAAPGSPAPAAGDLRLRLGEHVPVVLGLLPQDYLPYTVPLDGSSPMEVSAVPPPPSAGGPCPARRDEDAGRPAPELFGDPPVGGLLAGPAAGVLPSPRAGPDDGPPLSPLLPPLQTDPSQRTFAGLAGPDAHAADSVRCHLNFDPTSAPGVARVYDSVQSSGPLAVTSLTEELKKLAKQGWYWGPITRWEAEGKLANVPDGSFLVRDSSDDRYLLSLSFRSHGKTLHTRIEHSNGRFSFYEQPDVEGHTSIVDLIEHSIRDSENGAFCYSRSRLPGSATYPVRLTNPVSRFMQVRSLQYLCRFVIRQYTRIDLIQKLPLPNKMKDYLQEKHY from the coding sequence ATGAAGAAGATCAGCCTTAAGACCTTCCGGAAATCTTTCAATTTGAGTAAGAGCAAAGAAGACGCGGAATTCATGGTCGTACAACAGCCAGCACTAGCCGGCGACTTTGGCAAAGAGGAGTCCTTGTTCGGGAGCTGCTACGGGAAGGAGATGGCCGGCTGCGAGCTGCACGGCGAGGACGAAAAAGGCGGCGGCAAGAACCGGGCCAAGAGCGAGAGCCTCATGGGCACGCTGAAGAGGCGGCTGAGCGCCAAGCAGAAGGCCAAGGGCAAGGGTGGCGCGGCGGCGGGGGGCGCGGCGGATGAGGACACCTTCTCGTCGTCGTCGGCGCCGCTGGTGTTTAAGGACGCGCGGGCGCCGCGGCCCATGCGCTCCACGTCGCTGCGCAGCCACCACTACAGCCCCACGCCCTGGCCGCTGCGGCCCACCGCCTCGGAGGAGACGTGCATCCGGATGGAGGTGCGGGTAAAGGCGCTGGTGCACTCGCCCGGCACGGGCCCGGCTCTCAACGGCGTGCGCAAGGACTTCGGCGAGCTCCGCCCGGCGGCCGAGCCCGCCTGCCCGTGCCCGGAGCCACCCGCCGCGCCCGGGAGCCCGGCGCCCGCGGCCGGGGACCTGCGCCTGCGTCTGGGCGAGCACGTGCCTGTGGTCCTGGGCCTGCTGCCTCAGGACTACCTCCCGTACACCGTGCCTTTGGACGGCTCCTCCCCGATGGAGGTCTCGGCCGTCCCGCCGCCCCCGTCCGCTGGGGGCCCCTGCCCCGCCCGCCGCGACGAGGACGCCGGGCGCCCAGCGCCCGAGCTCTTCGGCGACCCGCCGGTGGGCGGCCTGCTGGCGGGCCCCGCGGCGGGGGTGCTGCCGAGCCCTCGGGCAGGCCCCGACGACGGGCCCCCCCTCTCCCCGCTGCTACCTCCGCTGCAGACCGACCCGAGCCAAAGGACCTTCGCCGGGCTGGCCGGCCCGGATGCCCACGCGGCCGACAGCGTGCGCTGCCACTTGAATTTTGACCCCACCTCGGCTCCCGGGGTGGCCAGGGTGTACGACTCGGTGCAGAGCAGCGGCCCCCTGGCGGTGACCAGCCTGACGGAGGAGCTCAAGAAGCTGGCCAAGCAGGGCTGGTACTGGGGGCCCATCACGCGCTGGGAGGCGGAGGGCAAGCTGGCCAACGTGCCCGACGGCTCTTTCCTGGTGCGGGACAGCTCGGACGACCGCTACCTGCTCAGCCTGAGCTTCCGCTCGCACGGCAAGACCCTGCACACCCGGATCGAGCACTCGAACGGCCGGTTCAGCTTCTACGAGCAGCCGGACGTAGAGGGGCACACGTCCATTGTGGACCTCATCGAGCACTCCATCAGGGACTCAGAGAACGGCGCCTTCTGCTACTCGCGCTCGCGCCTGCCGGGCTCCGCCACCTACCCGGTGCGGCTCACCAACCCAGTGTCGCGCTTCATGCAGGTGCGCTCGCTGCAGTACCTGTGCCGCTTCGTCATCCGCCAGTACACCCGGATAGACCTGATCCAGAAGCTGCCCCTGCCCAACAAAATGAAGGATTACCTACAGGAGAAGCACTACTGA